The following proteins come from a genomic window of Proteiniphilum propionicum:
- a CDS encoding DUF6769 family protein, translating to MKKRFSISFILLAALLLLMSGIIPHHHHDGLPCVMMECCETDNIPGDIHRHAAGSGKNGQSCVADADYFVPGSENKIKYKVSICGGCDNLNHIHLFPLFFLVADYVAVPGENTLNKTGYWEYTAFYISPGNTQIHGLRAPPFLY from the coding sequence TTGAAAAAGAGGTTTTCCATATCATTCATTCTATTGGCTGCATTATTGCTGCTGATGTCTGGGATTATACCACATCACCATCACGACGGCTTACCCTGTGTGATGATGGAATGTTGCGAAACGGACAACATACCTGGCGATATACACAGACATGCTGCCGGCAGCGGAAAAAACGGACAATCATGTGTTGCTGATGCCGACTACTTTGTCCCCGGTTCCGAGAATAAGATTAAATACAAGGTATCTATCTGTGGTGGTTGCGATAATCTGAATCATATACACCTGTTCCCCCTCTTTTTTCTTGTGGCGGACTATGTTGCAGTTCCCGGCGAAAACACGTTAAACAAAACCGGTTACTGGGAATATACAGCGTTTTACATATCTCCTGGAAATACACAAATCCATGGCCTACGTGCCCCTCCCTTTCTATACTGA